One genomic region from Equus asinus isolate D_3611 breed Donkey chromosome 10, EquAss-T2T_v2, whole genome shotgun sequence encodes:
- the EXOSC3 gene encoding exosome complex component RRP40 — MAEAAAVVAESLAGGRARAARTVLNQVVLPGEELLLPEQEDADGPGGAGERPLRLNAGARARVRVVCGPGLRRCGDRLLVTKCGRLRHKEPGGGSGGGVYWVDSQQKRYVPVKGDHVIGIVTAKSGDIFKVDVGGSEPASLSYLAFEGATKRNRPNVQVGDLIYGQFVVANKDMEPEMVCIDSCGRANGMGVIGQDGLLFKVTLGLIRKLLAPDCEILQEVGKLYPLEIVFGMNGRIWVKAKTIQQTLILANILEACEHMTADQRKQIFSRLAES; from the exons ATGGCTGAGGCGGCGGCCGTGGTAGCCGAGTCCCTGGCGGGTggccgggcgcgggcggcgcGCACGGTTCTGAATCAGGTGGTGCTCCCGggtgaggagctgctgctgccggagCAGGAGGACGCCGACGGCCCGGGAGGTGCCGGAGAGCGACCGCTGCGCCTGAATGCCGGGGCGCGCGCCCGCGTGCGCGTTGTGTGCGGCCCGGGCTTGCGGCGCTGTGGCGACCGCCTGCTGGTCACCAAATGCGGCCGCCTCCGTCACAAGGAGCCCGGCGGTGGCAGCGGCGGTGGCGTTTACTGGGTGGACTCGCAGCAAAAACGG tATGTCCCAGTGAAAGGAGACCATGTGATCGGCATAGTGACAGCTAAATCTGGAGATATATTCAAAGTTGATGTTGGAGGGAGCGAGCCGGCTTCTTTGTCTTACTTGGCATTTGAAGGTGCAACTAAAAGAAACAGACCAAATGTACAG GTTGGAGATCTCATCTATGGCCAGTTTGTGGTTGCTAACAAAGATATGGAACCAGAGATGGTTTGTATTGACAGCTGTGGACGAGCCAACGGAATGGGTGTGATTGGACAGGATGGTCTGCTTTTTAAAGTCACTTTAGGCTTGATTAGAAA GTTGCTAGCTCCAGACTGTGAAATCCTGCAGGAAGTGGGAAAACTCTACCCACTGGAGATAGTATTTGGAATGAATGGAAGAATATGGGTTAAGGCAAAAACCATTCAGCAGACCTTAATTTTGGCAAACATTTTAGAAGCTTGTGAACACATGACAGCAGATCAAAGAAAACAGATCTTCTCCAGATTGGCAGAAAGTTGA